From the Lathyrus oleraceus cultivar Zhongwan6 chromosome 4, CAAS_Psat_ZW6_1.0, whole genome shotgun sequence genome, one window contains:
- the LOC127074117 gene encoding uncharacterized protein LOC127074117: MAASTNTTPSIVDTNSSEEATAKAIQKRYEGLVTVRNKAIKGKGAWYWSHLEPLLVHNNETGLPKAVKLRCFLCDAVFSASNPSRTASEHLKRGTCPNFNSAAKPISSVSPETGAGTGTGAGAGAIVVVSSPPMLTSSSVHRRKRSSPPPPPPVMQQYGSDPLRVVSGLLPPQQHLMLSGGKDDLGALAMLEDSVKKLKSPKTSPGVVLHKTQVDSAIDYLADWVYESCGSVSFSSLEHPKFRAFLTQVGLPPVFPREFVGSRLDSKFEEVKSESEARIRDAMFFQIASDGWKMKDYENDQKLVNLTVNLPNGTSLYRRAVFVNGSVPSNYAEDVLWETISGICGNLVQNCVGIVADKFKSKALRNLENQNHWMVNLSCQYQGFNSLIKDFTKEFPLFRTVAENCIKLANFVNYNSQIRNSFHKYQMQEYGHTWLLRVFPMREFEDFNFEPVYVMIEDTLSSVRALQLVLLDESFKMVSMEDRNAIEIGEMIRDVRFWNDLEAVHGLVKLVKDMAKEIETEKPLVGQCLLLWNELRTKVKDWCSKFNIAEGAIEKLIERRFMKNYHPAWAASYILDPLYLIRDTSGKYLPPFKHLTPEQEKDVDRLITRLVSRDEAHIVLMELMKWRTEGLDPVYAQAVQMKERDPITGKMRIVNPQSSRLVWETYLTEFKSLGRVAVRLIFLHATCCGFKCSWSLWKWICSHGHYKTSLDKVQKLIFVAAHSKLERRDFSSDQDKDAEFFTLANGEDDVLNDVLVDSSSV, from the coding sequence ATGGCGGCTAGTACTAATACGACGCCGTCTATCGTAGACACGAATTCGTCAGAGGAAGCAACAGCGAAAGCTATTCAAAAACGTTACGAAGGTTTAGTTACGGTTCGTAACAAAGCGATTAAAGGAAAAGGTGCATGGTATTGGTCACACCTTGAACCGTTACTCGTGCATAACAACGAAACGGGACTTCCCAAAGCCGTTAAGTTACGGTGTTTTCTATGCGACGCCGTTTTCTCCGCTTCGAATCCTTCACGAACCGCTTCTGAACATTTGAAACGCGGAACTTGCCCTAATTTCAATTCCGCGGCAAAACCTATTTCGTCCGTTTCGCCGGAAACTGGCGCCGGTACCGGTACGGGTGCCGGTGCTGGTGCTATTGTTGTTGTTTCCTCTCCGCCGATGCTAACGTCTTCTTCTGTTCACCGTCGTAAGAGAAGCTCGCCTCCTCCTCCGCCGCCGGTGATGCAGCAGTATGGTTCGGATCCGTTACGCGTTGTTTCGGGTTTGTTGCCGCCGCAGCAGCATTTGATGTTGTCTGGTGGGAAAGATGATTTGGGAGCTTTGGCTATGTTGGAAGATAGTGTGAAGAAGCTGAAGAGTCCTAAAACTTCGCCTGGTGTTGTTCTTCATAAGACGCAAGTGGATAGTGCTATTGATTATTTAGCGGATTGGGTTTATGAATCGTGTGGTTCTGTTTCTTTTTCGAGTTTGGAGCATCCGAAGTTTCGAGCTTTTCTTACACAAGTTGGTTTGCCACCTGTTTTTCCTAGGGAGTTTGTTGGGTCTAGGTTGGATTCCAAGTTTGAGGAAGTGAAATCTGAATCAGAAGCAAGGATTAGAGATGCTATGTTTTTTCAAATTGCTTCGGATGGATGGAAAATGAAGGATTATGAGAATGATCAGAAATTGGTGAATTTGACTGTGAATCTTCCAAATGGGACAAGTTTGTATAGAAGAGCTGTTTTTGTGAATGGTTCTGTTCCTTCCAACTATGCTGAGGATGTTTTGTGGGAGACAATTAGTGGCATTTGTGGGAATCTTGTTCAGAATTGTGTTGGGATAGTTGCTGACAAGTTCAAATCCAAGGCATTGAGAAACTTGGAGAATCAGAATCATTGGATGGTTAATCTCTCTTGTCAGTATCAAGGTTTCAACAGTTTAATCAAGGATTTTACTAAAGAGTTTCCTTTGTTTCGTACCGTGGCTGAGAATTGTATCAAGCTAGCGAATTTCGTCAATTACAATTCCCAAATTAGAAACAGTTTTCACAAGTATCAAATGCAGGAGTACGGTCACACTTGGTTGCTTCGAGTTTTTCCAATGAGGGAATTCGAGGATTTTAACTTTGAACCTGTTTATGTAATGATCGAGGATACGTTGAGTTCGGTTCGCGCTTTGCAGTTGGTTCTCCTTGATGAATCATTCAAGATGGTATCCATGGAAGATAGGAATGCTATTGAAATCGGCGAAATGATTCGCGACGTGCGTTTTTGGAATGATTTAGAAGCTGTACACGGTTTAGTTAAACTGGTGAAAGACATGGCTAAGGAAATCGAAACAGAAAAGCCATTAGTTGGACAATGTCTTCTCCTATGGAACGAGTTAAGAACAAAAGTGAAAGATTGGTGTTCAAAATTCAACATTGCAGAAGGAGCAATCGAAAAGTTAATCGAAAGACGGTTTATGAAAAACTACCACCCTGCCTGGGCTGCTTCATACATTCTTGACCCTCTTTACCTAATAAGAGACACAAGCGGAAAGTACCTTCCGCCATTTAAGCACTTAACACCGGAACAAGAGAAAGACGTCGATAGACTCATAACAAGGCTTGTTTCGAGAGACGAAGCACACATTGTACTAATGGAACTCATGAAATGGAGAACAGAAGGGCTCGACCCGGTTTACGCGCAAGCCGTACAAATGAAGGAGCGAGATCCTATAACCGGGAAGATGAGGATTGTTAATCCACAAAGTAGTAGACTTGTTTGGGAAACTTATTTAACCGAATTCAAATCGTTAGGAAGAGTTGCTGTGAGGTTAATATTCCTGCATGCAACATGTTGTGGATTCAAATGTAGTTGGTCTTTATGGAAATGGATTTGTTCTCATGGACATTACAAGACTTCACTCGATAAGGTTCAGAAGTTGATCTTTGTTGCAGCTCATTCTAAATTGGAAAGAAGAGATTTTTCAAGTGATCAAGATAAGGATGCAGAGTTTTTCACCTTGGCAAATGGTGAGGATGATGTGTTGAATGATGTTCTTGTGGATAGTTCATCAGTgtaa